One Luteolibacter flavescens DNA window includes the following coding sequences:
- a CDS encoding cupin domain-containing protein, producing the protein MSDSPKRFVQDGEQIHETNAWTYNEWLCRPDIVAAEKLLMVRATMPPGHCHPFHRHPHREEIIHVVSGRAEQWVGNEYRILGPGEIAHLPAGVVHATYNPFEETLVFHAILSPATLPERLAAAVDPEDVSDQAPWSTLRDGMTPCRML; encoded by the coding sequence ATGAGCGATTCACCCAAGCGCTTCGTCCAGGACGGCGAGCAGATCCACGAAACCAATGCGTGGACCTACAACGAGTGGCTGTGCCGCCCGGACATCGTCGCCGCGGAAAAGCTGCTGATGGTCCGCGCCACCATGCCGCCGGGACATTGCCACCCCTTTCACCGTCACCCTCACCGCGAGGAGATCATCCACGTCGTCTCCGGCCGCGCCGAGCAGTGGGTGGGCAACGAATACCGCATCCTCGGCCCCGGCGAAATCGCCCACCTCCCGGCCGGAGTCGTCCACGCGACCTACAATCCTTTCGAAGAAACGCTGGTCTTCCACGCCATCCTCTCGCCCGCCACACTGCCTGAGCGCCTCGCCGCCGCCGTGGATCCCGAAGATGTCTCGGATCAAGCCCCGTGGAGCACCCTCCGCGACGGCATGACGCCGTGCCGGATGCTGTGA
- a CDS encoding type II toxin-antitoxin system VapC family toxin, producing MEALAVKACLDTHAVIWSLMDDPKLGKNARELIASSTRDDLIVSDITLLEVSMLLSKGRLQTRQEPVFLLGKIADSFRILPISPEIAALATSLALPQGDPFDRVIAATAVHHGIPLLSRDKALKRSKAVDILW from the coding sequence TTGGAAGCCCTCGCTGTGAAGGCCTGTCTGGATACCCACGCGGTCATCTGGAGCCTGATGGATGACCCCAAGCTCGGGAAAAATGCACGCGAGCTGATAGCGTCCTCCACTAGGGACGATCTGATCGTGTCCGATATCACCTTGCTCGAGGTCTCCATGCTTCTTTCAAAGGGAAGGCTTCAGACGCGTCAGGAGCCCGTCTTTCTCCTCGGAAAGATTGCTGACAGCTTCCGGATCCTCCCGATCTCCCCGGAGATCGCGGCTCTCGCCACATCCTTGGCGCTTCCTCAGGGCGATCCGTTCGATCGTGTCATCGCTGCTACCGCGGTCCATCATGGGATCCCATTGCTGAGCCGGGACAAGGCACTGAAACGCAGCAAGGCGGTGGATATCCTCTGGTAA
- the tatC gene encoding twin-arginine translocase subunit TatC yields the protein MFLLKKVFQLRDKANPDLEKPFLEHLEDLRVMVTRVVITLLVSMIACFSFQDDLMEILKKPVEQVWLTHAKGILPEEIKPEDWEQAKKIERAALGLSPESGTYLRAQFPEETQRLVQMVSMLRAMAVLPVEKRPAFLDFSKADPAVVKALELMLEKGASPDIDPRGNVQMMSTLKPTEGFMLSMKLAFFAGIIVAFPLLLMFILQFVLPGLHEHEKKVLWPALAIGFGLFLLGVGFAYFFVLPRALVFFHEWSLKLGVSNDWRIGEYITFATQFTLLFGLSFELPVVVMVLVKIGLLSYEAMSRTRSYAILAIVVIAAVITPTPDAFTLCLMAAPMIVLYEICIWLAWYDAKKQRKAEEAEEKERMERLLTDRSNHLEDTYERDGGEDEDRGDNWDPSASEEGWKAGQEAEKPAEESAPEGEKPKDGPEVPVEEEENDDPPQSIPGEEKRRMTDL from the coding sequence ATGTTTTTGCTGAAGAAGGTTTTCCAACTGCGGGACAAGGCGAACCCGGATCTCGAAAAGCCTTTCTTGGAGCATCTCGAGGATCTGCGCGTCATGGTCACCCGTGTCGTGATCACCCTGCTGGTCTCGATGATCGCGTGTTTCTCCTTTCAGGACGACTTGATGGAGATCCTGAAGAAGCCAGTCGAGCAGGTCTGGCTGACCCACGCGAAGGGCATCCTGCCGGAGGAAATCAAGCCCGAGGATTGGGAACAGGCGAAGAAGATCGAACGCGCCGCGCTGGGCCTTTCCCCGGAAAGCGGGACCTACCTGCGCGCACAGTTTCCCGAGGAAACGCAGCGCCTCGTCCAGATGGTCAGCATGTTGCGGGCGATGGCGGTGCTACCCGTCGAAAAGCGACCCGCATTCCTCGACTTCAGCAAGGCCGACCCCGCGGTGGTCAAGGCGCTGGAGCTGATGCTCGAAAAAGGCGCGAGCCCGGACATCGACCCGCGGGGTAACGTCCAGATGATGTCCACGCTGAAGCCCACCGAGGGCTTCATGCTTTCCATGAAGCTGGCCTTCTTCGCCGGCATCATCGTCGCCTTCCCGCTGCTGCTGATGTTCATCCTGCAGTTCGTGCTACCCGGGCTGCACGAGCATGAGAAAAAGGTGCTGTGGCCCGCGCTGGCGATCGGCTTCGGCCTCTTCCTGCTCGGCGTCGGCTTCGCGTATTTCTTCGTCCTGCCGCGGGCGCTGGTCTTCTTCCACGAGTGGAGCTTGAAGCTCGGCGTATCGAATGACTGGCGGATCGGCGAATACATCACCTTTGCCACCCAGTTCACCCTGCTCTTCGGCCTCTCCTTCGAGCTGCCGGTGGTGGTCATGGTCCTCGTGAAAATCGGCCTGCTGAGCTACGAGGCGATGAGCCGCACACGCTCCTACGCCATCCTCGCGATCGTGGTCATCGCGGCCGTCATCACCCCGACTCCGGACGCCTTCACGCTCTGCCTGATGGCCGCGCCGATGATCGTTCTCTACGAGATCTGCATCTGGCTGGCCTGGTACGATGCGAAAAAGCAGCGCAAGGCCGAGGAAGCCGAGGAGAAGGAGCGCATGGAACGCCTCCTGACGGACCGGAGCAACCATCTGGAGGACACCTACGAAAGGGACGGCGGCGAGGACGAAGATCGCGGCGACAATTGGGACCCATCCGCCTCCGAGGAAGGCTGGAAGGCCGGCCAGGAAGCCGAGAAGCCTGCCGAAGAGTCCGCACCTGAAGGAGAAAAGCCGAAGGACGGCCCCGAAGTCCCCGTGGAGGAAGAAGAGAACGACGATCCCCCGCAGAGCATCCCCGGCGAGGAAAAGCGCCGGATGACGGATCTCTAA
- a CDS encoding YicC/YloC family endoribonuclease, producing MHSMTGFGRGSATADEGTATVEIACVNRKQAEVVIQLPRELNELEARIRRAVLNTISRGRIQVSVQFDRSSGAPAPVSVDLRLVDALESAFECISKHTGRKVMPEAGDFMRTAGIIRIEDGGLAAETVWSAIERALEVAIEQVLEMRSAEGNDLAKDLTTRLTALEKSAATIATLAPGRPERYREVLTKRLRDSGLDLDLQDERVLREIAVFADRCDISEEVTRLDSHFRKFREYMAGSEPAGRPLDFLCQEIHREFNTIGSKASDAVIAQHVVEAKTELEKIREQVQNVE from the coding sequence ATGCATTCCATGACGGGATTTGGCCGGGGCTCGGCCACGGCGGACGAGGGCACGGCCACGGTCGAGATCGCCTGCGTGAATCGCAAGCAGGCCGAGGTGGTCATCCAGCTCCCGCGTGAACTAAATGAACTGGAGGCCCGCATCCGCCGCGCCGTGCTGAATACGATTTCCCGCGGACGCATCCAGGTCAGCGTGCAATTCGACCGCTCCAGTGGCGCGCCCGCACCCGTCAGCGTGGACCTGCGGCTGGTGGATGCCCTTGAGTCCGCCTTCGAGTGCATCTCCAAGCACACCGGCCGGAAGGTCATGCCCGAGGCCGGGGATTTCATGCGCACCGCCGGCATCATCCGGATCGAGGATGGCGGCCTCGCCGCGGAAACGGTCTGGAGCGCGATCGAGCGCGCCCTGGAAGTCGCCATCGAGCAAGTGCTGGAAATGCGCTCCGCCGAGGGCAATGACCTCGCCAAGGACCTCACCACCCGCCTCACGGCCCTCGAAAAGTCCGCCGCCACCATCGCAACGCTGGCTCCCGGACGGCCCGAGCGCTACCGCGAGGTGCTGACGAAGCGCCTGCGCGACTCAGGCCTGGACCTCGACCTGCAGGATGAGCGCGTGCTGCGGGAAATCGCCGTCTTCGCCGACCGCTGCGACATTTCGGAAGAAGTCACCCGCCTCGATTCCCATTTCAGGAAATTCCGCGAATACATGGCGGGCAGCGAGCCTGCCGGTCGCCCTCTCGACTTCCTCTGCCAGGAAATCCACCGCGAGTTCAATACCATCGGATCGAAGGCCTCCGACGCCGTCATCGCCCAGCACGTGGTGGAGGCAAAGACGGAGCTGGAAAAGATCCGCGAGCAGGTGCAAAACGTGGAGTGA
- the ribH gene encoding 6,7-dimethyl-8-ribityllumazine synthase produces MSSALPPKPRIIGPRVRVCIVAAKYNEQFADALVDNTVEELGELMPQTRVDIIRVPGAFEIPVTVANVLDRSEQPPACIIALGVILKGATSHADLIAGTITQSLMSMALQYKVPIIHEVLLVEDEKQAYARCIGSNLNRGREAARVAASMVDIFHEIERTMPRVTSRNA; encoded by the coding sequence ATGTCCTCGGCTTTGCCGCCCAAGCCCCGCATCATCGGACCCCGCGTCAGGGTCTGCATCGTCGCGGCCAAATACAACGAGCAGTTCGCCGACGCCCTGGTGGACAATACCGTGGAAGAACTCGGCGAGCTGATGCCCCAGACCCGCGTGGACATTATCCGCGTGCCCGGTGCCTTCGAGATCCCGGTGACCGTCGCGAATGTCCTCGACCGCAGCGAGCAGCCACCGGCCTGCATCATCGCCCTCGGCGTGATCCTGAAGGGAGCGACCTCGCACGCCGACCTCATCGCCGGCACCATCACCCAGTCCCTCATGTCGATGGCCCTGCAGTACAAGGTGCCGATCATCCATGAGGTTCTCCTTGTCGAAGACGAGAAGCAGGCCTACGCCCGCTGCATCGGATCCAATCTCAACCGCGGCCGCGAGGCTGCCCGCGTCGCCGCCTCGATGGTGGACATCTTCCACGAGATCGAGCGCACCATGCCTCGCGTCACTTCCCGCAATGCCTAG
- the nusB gene encoding transcription antitermination factor NusB, translating into MPSRRQIREAVVQFLYCADLEGGADPASLREAFWQFVTESDRRAILQATWKTLHHLSLGREARLIEFQQRFDLAMATLKARPQLERTTMALQQVSDLEHKWTAGMIQLSRIPRDSEGDSFSQRFEPALATFFRTDRDLIFARKRFLDAIEDVPALRSQLDPVAGSIRRLARISERVSMVEEPEKFPDQVDLAKLRESKESLASLLRETNELADAVIREKDAIDERLAAVVENFAPERIDPVDRAILRLATWEILHAKNVPAPVAIDEAIELAKRFGTTDSGRFVNGVLDKIAKTAAPQVTEDPTAIP; encoded by the coding sequence ATGCCTAGCCGCCGACAAATCCGCGAGGCGGTAGTCCAGTTCCTCTACTGCGCCGACCTCGAAGGCGGAGCCGACCCCGCGTCGCTCCGCGAAGCCTTCTGGCAGTTCGTCACCGAGTCGGACCGCCGTGCCATCCTGCAGGCGACCTGGAAGACGCTGCATCACCTGAGCCTCGGCCGCGAGGCCCGCTTGATCGAGTTCCAGCAGCGCTTCGACCTGGCCATGGCCACGCTGAAGGCCCGGCCACAGCTCGAGCGCACCACCATGGCGCTCCAGCAGGTGTCGGATCTGGAGCACAAGTGGACGGCAGGAATGATCCAACTCTCGCGTATCCCACGGGACAGCGAGGGCGACTCCTTCAGCCAGCGCTTCGAGCCCGCACTTGCGACCTTCTTCCGCACGGATCGCGACCTGATTTTCGCCCGCAAGCGCTTCCTCGACGCGATCGAGGACGTGCCCGCGCTGCGCTCCCAGCTCGACCCCGTCGCCGGTAGCATCCGCCGCCTCGCCCGCATCTCCGAGCGCGTCAGCATGGTGGAGGAGCCGGAGAAATTCCCCGATCAGGTGGATCTCGCGAAGCTCCGCGAGTCGAAGGAATCCCTCGCCTCCCTGCTCCGCGAAACGAACGAACTGGCCGACGCGGTGATCCGTGAAAAGGACGCCATCGACGAGCGTCTCGCCGCCGTGGTGGAGAATTTCGCCCCGGAGCGCATTGACCCCGTGGACCGCGCCATCCTGCGCTTGGCCACCTGGGAGATCCTCCACGCCAAGAATGTCCCCGCCCCTGTCGCCATCGACGAGGCCATCGAGCTCGCGAAACGCTTCGGCACCACCGACTCCGGCCGCTTCGTGAATGGCGTGCTGGACAAGATTGCGAAGACGGCGGCCCCGCAGGTGACCGAGGATCCGACAGCGATTCCTTAA
- a CDS encoding AI-2E family transporter, giving the protein MARYPTRFQLRTLWNAATGVSILVLGALVVGLVWLVGQVFGFLQPVLVPLAVAAIVAYLLEPVVRIFQQRGFSRRWSVVSVFAGFTLMFAGLVAIMIPLVGGQIHKFQEQRQAIAATQQPVQTQADQAALDENPAQKKGSFDEFIVNMLIHNRNKHEWSKPFIDPLLGPPGDPDSDAPKATLTAALDEASASGNKQLEPPIVLKETELWSQGKGYIDEILGWVKGGAGKVLGFLGLALGFLMVPIYLYYILNESAAIKEHWHDYVPLKASRFKTELIETLTEINRYLISFFRGQVFVAFIDGMLVGLALTAFRLPLGLLVGIIMAVLGIIPYIGNIITLIPACVLAYFHFSVPDNQHILGSNPWAYVGGVVAIFVIVQQINSLVTAPKIVGDSVGLHPMTVIFSMLFWSLILGGFVGALLAVPLTAAVKVLFRRYIWERKLKEDSEDKPRDYDEWEPSEAEGV; this is encoded by the coding sequence ATGGCACGCTACCCCACCCGCTTTCAGCTTCGCACGCTCTGGAACGCCGCCACCGGCGTGTCTATCCTGGTGCTAGGCGCACTCGTCGTCGGGCTGGTCTGGCTGGTCGGACAGGTCTTCGGATTCCTCCAGCCGGTGCTGGTGCCGCTGGCCGTGGCAGCCATCGTGGCCTATCTGCTGGAGCCGGTGGTCCGCATTTTCCAGCAGCGCGGTTTTTCCCGGCGCTGGTCGGTCGTCTCGGTGTTCGCGGGTTTCACGCTGATGTTCGCCGGACTGGTCGCGATCATGATCCCGCTGGTGGGCGGCCAGATCCACAAGTTCCAGGAGCAGCGCCAAGCCATCGCCGCCACCCAGCAGCCCGTCCAGACGCAGGCTGATCAGGCAGCTCTGGATGAGAACCCCGCCCAAAAAAAGGGATCCTTCGACGAGTTCATCGTAAACATGCTGATCCACAACCGGAACAAGCATGAGTGGTCGAAGCCCTTCATCGATCCGTTGCTCGGCCCGCCGGGAGATCCCGACTCGGATGCACCGAAGGCAACGCTGACCGCAGCCCTCGACGAAGCCTCAGCCAGCGGCAACAAGCAACTCGAACCGCCGATCGTCCTAAAGGAGACCGAACTCTGGTCACAGGGTAAGGGCTACATCGACGAAATCCTCGGCTGGGTGAAGGGCGGCGCGGGCAAGGTGCTCGGCTTCCTCGGCCTCGCCCTCGGCTTCCTGATGGTGCCTATCTACCTCTACTACATTCTCAACGAGAGCGCGGCCATCAAGGAGCACTGGCACGACTACGTGCCGCTGAAGGCCTCGCGCTTCAAGACGGAGCTGATCGAGACGCTCACCGAGATCAACCGCTACCTCATCTCCTTCTTCCGCGGCCAGGTCTTCGTAGCCTTCATCGATGGCATGCTGGTGGGCCTCGCGCTCACCGCCTTCCGCCTGCCGCTCGGCCTGCTGGTCGGCATCATCATGGCCGTGCTCGGCATCATCCCTTACATCGGGAACATCATCACGCTGATCCCCGCGTGCGTGCTGGCCTACTTCCACTTCAGCGTTCCGGACAACCAGCACATCCTCGGCTCGAACCCATGGGCCTACGTCGGCGGCGTGGTGGCCATCTTCGTCATCGTCCAGCAGATCAACTCGCTCGTCACCGCACCGAAGATCGTGGGCGACTCCGTGGGGCTACACCCGATGACTGTCATTTTCTCGATGCTCTTCTGGTCGCTGATCCTCGGCGGCTTCGTCGGCGCGCTCCTTGCCGTGCCCCTCACCGCCGCGGTGAAGGTGCTCTTCCGCCGCTACATCTGGGAGCGGAAGCTGAAGGAGGACTCCGAGGACAAGCCCCGGGACTACGACGAGTGGGAGCCCTCCGAAGCAGAGGGCGTCTGA
- a CDS encoding peptidylprolyl isomerase — MRRVRVPLLLLLASASLAHGQIYADFTVAQGSTTLGTFRARLDHDKAPRTCANFIGLATGRRPWVRVTTGELVENTPYYNGQTFHRLIHNFVIQGGSPNGQGTDSPGYAILDEYHASLRHTGRYFLSMAKASQPNTGGSQFFITLEATPSLDDKHSIFGEVISGRAIVDSFTNPANFPTDRTAANAGPSDPGYSDRPVTPITITNVVISGPDYAAFDLDAPALKLPIQKGIALVPKRNAAASTFSIVFDRGAGHEYHNSHSTDLRTWTPFRHYLSLDESEEAEISFTSVTFPKFFMRMIDTDYSFLNNAPADLNKANRKLRITSRAGNWVELTLGGGTTGTWTASNSTSGSLSAVSWSDSAPSTGLYSATGAQARFVPLGVLSATFSSPAGTDAWTSLNSVYLSFHGDTSGWVEGSATVSGSPIPGAVNRAFTITP; from the coding sequence ATGCGCCGCGTGAGAGTTCCCCTGTTGCTGCTGCTTGCCTCGGCGTCACTCGCCCATGGCCAGATCTACGCCGACTTCACCGTCGCCCAAGGTAGCACCACGCTCGGCACGTTCCGCGCCCGGCTGGACCATGACAAGGCACCGAGGACTTGCGCGAATTTCATCGGGCTTGCCACCGGCCGACGTCCGTGGGTCCGGGTGACCACCGGGGAACTCGTCGAGAACACCCCGTACTATAACGGACAGACCTTCCATCGCCTGATCCACAACTTCGTGATCCAAGGCGGCTCACCGAATGGCCAGGGCACCGACAGCCCCGGCTATGCCATCCTCGACGAGTATCACGCCTCCCTCCGCCACACCGGCCGCTACTTCCTCTCAATGGCGAAGGCGAGCCAGCCAAACACCGGCGGATCCCAGTTTTTCATCACCCTCGAAGCAACTCCTTCGCTCGACGACAAGCACTCCATCTTCGGCGAGGTGATCAGCGGTCGCGCCATCGTCGATAGCTTCACCAATCCGGCGAACTTCCCGACCGACCGTACTGCCGCAAATGCCGGCCCGAGCGATCCAGGCTATTCGGATCGGCCTGTCACACCGATCACGATCACAAACGTCGTCATCTCCGGACCTGACTACGCTGCCTTCGACCTCGATGCACCCGCATTGAAATTGCCGATTCAAAAAGGCATCGCTCTCGTGCCGAAGAGGAATGCCGCGGCATCGACTTTCTCCATCGTTTTCGACCGGGGAGCTGGCCACGAATATCATAATAGCCACTCCACGGACCTCCGGACTTGGACTCCGTTCCGCCACTACCTGAGCTTGGACGAGAGCGAGGAAGCCGAGATCAGCTTCACCAGCGTGACCTTCCCCAAGTTCTTCATGCGGATGATCGACACGGACTATAGCTTTCTCAACAACGCCCCTGCGGACCTGAACAAAGCAAACCGCAAGCTCCGCATCACCAGCCGCGCAGGAAACTGGGTGGAGCTCACCCTCGGAGGCGGGACTACCGGCACATGGACCGCCTCGAACTCAACGAGCGGATCTCTCAGCGCCGTGTCTTGGAGCGATTCGGCTCCATCAACGGGGCTTTATTCAGCGACTGGAGCACAGGCCCGTTTCGTTCCGCTCGGAGTGCTGAGTGCCACCTTCAGTTCTCCAGCCGGGACAGACGCATGGACTTCCCTCAATTCCGTTTACCTCTCTTTTCATGGGGATACCAGCGGCTGGGTGGAGGGTTCCGCAACGGTCAGTGGCTCCCCCATCCCGGGAGCGGTCAACCGGGCCTTCACCATCACCCCGTGA
- the leuB gene encoding 3-isopropylmalate dehydrogenase, which produces MSRSYRIAVLAGDGIGPEVMTEALRVLDAVEAKFGFTTAREERLVGGAAIDATGHPLPPETIASCEASDAILFGSVGGPKWESLPPDTQPERGALLPLRKHFGLFANLRPGVCLPSLTHASPVKNELIPNGFDVLCVRELTGGVYFGQPKGREERDGEPVAYDTMIYRQSEIDRILRVAFTAAMGRGKRLVSVDKANVLATSVLWRETAVQVAKDYPEVELSHLYVDNAAMQLVRRPDSFDVLVTENLFGDILSDEMAMISGSLGMLPSASLGKQKDGGLYYGMYEPSGGSAPDIAGKGIANPIAQILSTAMLLRFSLGENEAAAAIEAAVAKAIDEGFRTGDIATGAAGETKVGTTAMADAILARL; this is translated from the coding sequence ATGTCTCGCAGCTATCGCATCGCAGTCCTCGCCGGCGACGGAATCGGCCCGGAAGTCATGACCGAAGCCCTCCGCGTGCTCGACGCCGTGGAGGCCAAGTTCGGCTTCACCACCGCGCGCGAGGAGCGCCTGGTCGGCGGTGCGGCCATCGATGCCACCGGCCACCCGCTTCCGCCGGAAACCATCGCCTCCTGCGAGGCCAGTGATGCCATCCTCTTCGGCTCCGTGGGCGGGCCGAAGTGGGAGTCCCTGCCGCCGGACACGCAGCCGGAGCGCGGTGCCCTGCTGCCGCTGCGCAAGCACTTCGGCCTCTTCGCGAATCTCCGCCCGGGCGTCTGCCTGCCCTCGCTGACCCACGCCTCGCCGGTGAAAAACGAGCTCATCCCGAATGGCTTCGACGTGCTCTGCGTGCGCGAGCTCACCGGCGGCGTCTATTTCGGCCAGCCAAAGGGCCGCGAGGAGCGCGATGGCGAGCCCGTCGCCTACGACACCATGATCTATCGCCAGAGCGAGATCGACCGCATCCTGCGCGTCGCCTTCACCGCTGCCATGGGCCGCGGGAAGCGCCTCGTCTCCGTGGACAAGGCCAACGTGCTCGCCACCTCCGTCCTCTGGCGCGAGACCGCCGTGCAGGTCGCGAAGGACTACCCGGAAGTCGAGCTGAGCCACCTCTATGTGGACAATGCCGCGATGCAGCTCGTGCGCCGCCCCGACTCCTTCGACGTGCTGGTCACCGAGAACCTCTTCGGCGACATCCTCTCGGATGAAATGGCGATGATCTCCGGCTCGCTCGGCATGCTCCCATCCGCCTCTCTCGGCAAGCAGAAGGACGGCGGCCTCTACTACGGCATGTATGAGCCCTCCGGCGGCTCCGCACCCGACATCGCGGGGAAGGGCATCGCGAATCCCATCGCCCAGATCCTCTCCACCGCCATGCTGCTGCGATTCTCGCTCGGCGAAAACGAAGCCGCCGCCGCCATCGAGGCCGCCGTGGCCAAGGCCATCGACGAAGGCTTCCGCACCGGCGACATCGCCACCGGAGCCGCTGGCGAGACGAAGGTCGGCACCACCGCCATGGCGGATGCGATCCTTGCGCGTCTTTGA
- a CDS encoding beta-ketoacyl-ACP synthase III yields MSDAFTSQHQVCIAGTGSYLPEKVLTNADLEKLVETSDEWIFTRTGIRERRIAAEGEFTSHMAAKAGAKALEQAGIAAEDVELIIVATITPDTLTPATACYVQQQLGCPGAVAFDISAACSGFLYAMKIAKRLISDGAFANALIIGAEKLSSFINWDDRTTCVLFGDGAGAAVLRRAAPEEGSIIATEMGTDGKLTHLLNIPGGGSACPITIDNAGMNLASLSMMGKEVFKHAVNRMKESAEKVIERAGLKPEDIKLVVPHQANLRIIDAIADRLSVPHERVFVNLQKYGNTSAAAVAIALDEANRGGHIKRGDNIVLVVFGAGLTWAAAAVRW; encoded by the coding sequence ATGAGCGACGCCTTCACCTCGCAGCATCAGGTCTGCATTGCCGGCACCGGCAGCTATCTGCCCGAGAAAGTCCTCACCAATGCCGACCTGGAAAAGCTGGTCGAGACTTCGGACGAGTGGATTTTCACGCGCACCGGCATCCGCGAGCGCCGCATCGCTGCGGAGGGTGAATTCACCTCGCACATGGCCGCGAAGGCGGGCGCCAAGGCACTCGAGCAGGCAGGAATTGCCGCCGAGGATGTCGAACTCATCATTGTGGCCACTATCACGCCAGACACGCTCACCCCGGCGACCGCCTGCTACGTGCAGCAGCAGCTCGGCTGCCCCGGCGCAGTGGCCTTTGACATCTCCGCCGCCTGCTCCGGATTCCTCTACGCGATGAAGATCGCGAAGCGCCTCATTTCCGACGGCGCCTTTGCGAATGCCCTCATCATCGGCGCGGAAAAGCTCTCCTCCTTCATCAACTGGGACGACCGCACCACCTGCGTGCTCTTCGGCGATGGTGCCGGTGCCGCGGTCCTGCGCCGTGCCGCGCCTGAGGAAGGCTCCATCATCGCCACCGAGATGGGCACCGATGGCAAGCTCACCCACCTGCTGAATATCCCCGGCGGCGGCTCCGCCTGCCCGATCACCATCGACAATGCGGGTATGAACCTCGCCAGCCTCTCGATGATGGGCAAGGAGGTCTTCAAGCACGCGGTGAACCGCATGAAGGAGTCCGCGGAAAAGGTCATCGAGCGCGCCGGACTCAAGCCCGAGGACATCAAGCTCGTGGTGCCTCACCAGGCAAACCTGCGCATCATCGACGCCATCGCCGACCGCCTCTCGGTGCCGCACGAGCGCGTCTTCGTGAATCTCCAAAAGTACGGCAACACCTCCGCCGCAGCCGTCGCCATCGCCCTCGATGAGGCGAATCGCGGGGGCCACATCAAGCGCGGCGACAATATCGTGCTCGTGGTTTTCGGGGCCGGCCTCACGTGGGCCGCCGCCGCGGTTAGATGGTGA